A part of Xenopus tropicalis strain Nigerian chromosome 4, UCB_Xtro_10.0, whole genome shotgun sequence genomic DNA contains:
- the acp2 gene encoding lysosomal acid phosphatase precursor (The RefSeq protein has 3 substitutions compared to this genomic sequence) yields MADRSCLGPGSHIGLISLLLGLVFSAAPLAESRQLRFVTLVYRHGDRSPVHGYPTDVHKESAWPQGYGQLTQVGMKQHWDLGQELRARYKGFLNESYNRHEIYVQSTNVDRTLMSAEANLAGLYPPKGSQIFNPNITWQPIPVHTVPESEDKLLKFPLTPCPEYLRLQEETRQSAEFVNMTRDNEAFLRMVANKTGLSECSLETVWSVYDILFCEKMHNLSLPSWATPKVFARLNKLKDFSFVFSFGVTERVKKARLQGGVLVEQILKNITAAAQNASDGLKLIAYSAHDSTLAALQIALDVYNGKQVPYASCHIFELFEEDSGIFTVEMYLRNESGKSPYPLSLPGCAQACPLQEFQSLLQPIIPQDWETECQTPSFMKTPGLIVGLSFVALIVLIMIAAICTSLCKEDPEPNGYQHVDDNGDDNGDDSGDDDDDS; encoded by the exons ATGGCTGACAGGAGCTGCTTGGGCCCCGGGTCCCACATAGGATTAATATCACTGCTCCTAGGGTTGGTGTTTAGTGCAGCACCCCTCGCAGAGAGCAGACAGCTCCGCTTTGTGACCCTG GTTTACCGTCACGGTGACCGGTCCCCAGTACATGGTTATCCAACAGATGTGCATAAGGAGAGTGCCTGGCCGCAAGGTTACGGGCAGCTCACACAG GTTGGGATGAAGCAGCACTGGGACCTTGGCCAAGAGCTCCGTGCTCGCTATAAAGGCTTCCTCAATGAGTCCTATAACCGGCACGAG ATTTATGTGCAGAGCACGAATGTGGATCGCACGTTGATGAGCGCAGAGGCCAATCTGGCCGGTTTGTACCCACCGAAAGGCTCCCAGATCTTCAATCCAAACATCACGTGGCAGCCAATCCCAGTACATACCGTGCCAGAATCTGAGGACAAG CTTCTGAAGTTCCCATTAACCCCTTGCCCAGAGTATTTGCGGTTGCAGGAGGAGACGCGCCAGTCTGCTGAATTCGTCAATATGACGAGAGACAACGAG GCTTTCCTACGGATGGTGGCAAACAAGACCGGTTTATCTGAATGCAGTCTAGAAACTGTGTGGTCTGTCTATGACATCCTGTTCTGTGAG AAAATGCACAACTTGTCTCTTCCATCGTGGGCAACGCCTAAAGTCTTTGCCCAGCTGAATAAATTAAAGGATTTCAGCTTCGTCTTCAGCTTTGGGGTCACTGAGCGCGTCAAGAAGGCTCGCTTGCAAGGAG GTGTATTAGTGGAGCAGATTCTGAAGAACATTACAGCAGCAGCTCAGAATGCCTCCGACGGCCTTAAACTTATTGCATATTCTGCG CACGACAGCACCCTGGCAGCGCTACAGATGGCTCTGGATGTCTATAATGGAAAACAAGTTCCTTATGCCTCATGCCATATTTTTGAGCTCTTTGAGGAAGACTCTGG GATCTTCACGGTGGAGATGTATTTAAGGAACGAAAGTGGGAAATCTCCGTATCCACTGTCGCTGCCAGGCTGTGCCCATGCCTGCCCTTTGCAAGAGTTCCAGTCCTTGCTACAGCCCATCATCCCTCAAGACTGGGAAACGGAGTGTCAGACCCCCAGTTTCATGAAGACACCAG GGTTGATCGTCGGCCTGTCTTTCGTCGCTTTGATCGTCCTAATCATGATTGCTGCGATTTGCACATCACTGTGCAAAGAGGACCCGGAACCTAACGGTTACCAGCACGTCGACGACAATGGAGACGACAATGGAGATGACAGTGGAGACGACGATGACGACTCGTGA
- the acp2 gene encoding lysosomal acid phosphatase isoform X1, translating to MTYAEVSTCKTGWNDFLAGRTQLGETADNNRMADRSCLGPGSHIGLISLLLGLVFSAAPLAESRQLRFVTLVYRHGDRSPVHGYPTDVHKESAWPQGYGQLTQVGMKQHWDLGQELRARYKGFLNESYNRHEIYVQSTNVDRTLMSAEANLAGLYPPKGSQIFNPNITWQPIPVHTVPESEDKLLKFPLTPCPEYLRLQEETRQSAEFVNMTRDNEAFLRMVANKTGLSECSLETVWSVYDILFCEKMHNLSLPSWATPKVFAQLNKLKDFSFVFSFGVTERVKKARLQGGVLVEQILKNITAAAQNASDGLKLIAYSAHDSTLAALQMALDVYNGKQVPYASCHIFELFEEDSGIFTVEMYLRNESGKSPYPLSLPGCAHACPLQEFQSLLQPIIPQDWETECQTPSFMKTPGLIVGLSFVALIVLIMIAAICTSLCKEDPEPNGYQHVDDNGDDNGDDSGDDDDDS from the exons ATGACGTATGCGGAAGTGTCCACATGCAAGACCGGTTGGAACGACTTCCTTGCTGGGCGAACTCAGCTGGGTGAAACTGCGGACAATAACAGGATGGCTGACAGGAGCTGCTTGGGCCCCGGGTCCCACATAGGATTAATATCACTGCTCCTAGGGTTGGTGTTTAGTGCAGCACCCCTCGCAGAGAGCAGACAGCTCCGCTTTGTGACCCTG GTTTACCGTCACGGTGACCGGTCCCCAGTACATGGTTATCCAACAGATGTGCATAAGGAGAGTGCCTGGCCGCAAGGTTACGGGCAGCTCACACAG GTTGGGATGAAGCAGCACTGGGACCTTGGCCAAGAGCTCCGTGCTCGCTATAAAGGCTTCCTCAATGAGTCCTATAACCGGCACGAG ATTTATGTGCAGAGCACGAATGTGGATCGCACGTTGATGAGCGCAGAGGCCAATCTGGCCGGTTTGTACCCACCGAAAGGCTCCCAGATCTTCAATCCAAACATCACGTGGCAGCCAATCCCAGTACATACCGTGCCAGAATCTGAGGACAAG CTTCTGAAGTTCCCATTAACCCCTTGCCCAGAGTATTTGCGGTTGCAGGAGGAGACGCGCCAGTCTGCTGAATTCGTCAATATGACGAGAGACAACGAG GCTTTCCTACGGATGGTGGCAAACAAGACCGGTTTATCTGAATGCAGTCTAGAAACTGTGTGGTCTGTCTATGACATCCTGTTCTGTGAG AAAATGCACAACTTGTCTCTTCCATCGTGGGCAACGCCTAAAGTCTTTGCCCAGCTGAATAAATTAAAGGATTTCAGCTTCGTCTTCAGCTTTGGGGTCACTGAGCGCGTCAAGAAGGCTCGCTTGCAAGGAG GTGTATTAGTGGAGCAGATTCTGAAGAACATTACAGCAGCAGCTCAGAATGCCTCCGACGGCCTTAAACTTATTGCATATTCTGCG CACGACAGCACCC TGGCAGCGCTACAGATGGCTCTGGATGTCTATAATGGAAAACAAGTTCCTTATGCCTCATGCCATATTTTTGAGCTCTTTGAGGAAGACTCTGG GATCTTCACGGTGGAGATGTATTTAAGGAACGAAAGTGGGAAATCTCCGTATCCACTGTCGCTGCCAGGCTGTGCCCATGCCTGCCCTTTGCAAGAGTTCCAGTCCTTGCTACAGCCCATCATCCCTCAAGACTGGGAAACGGAGTGTCAGACCCCCAGTTTCATGAAGACACCAG GGTTGATCGTCGGCCTGTCTTTCGTCGCTTTGATCGTCCTAATCATGATTGCTGCGATTTGCACATCACTGTGCAAAGAGGACCCGGAACCTAACGGTTACCAGCACGTCGACGACAATGGAGACGACAATGGAGATGACAGTGGAGACGACGATGACGACTCGTGA
- the ddb2 gene encoding DNA damage-binding protein 2 has translation MPPKRATRGRRNVELSSEEEEEQEEVSPGKRKRDIEKNGEARLKKPSKKRSGQQCASDVPCSSKESDCGTNLTNKGDKQRSIVHYLYRSTLGGNVRAKYLQTPFLRSLASYILYRTNSPFDRRVTTLEWHPTHPNTVAVGSKGGDIILWDYEELNNTLIPGIGAGGCITGMKFDPFNPNQLYTSSVAGSTVLQDFSGRNIQTFTNTEDWAMWYCSLDVSAERQCVVTGDNVGNVVLLETCGKEIWKLRLHKKKVTHVEFNPRCDWLLASASVDQTVKLWDLRNIKDKSSYLYTLPHARGVNSAYFSPWDGAKLLTTDQHSEIRVYSACDWAKPQHIIPHPHRQFQHLTAIKATWHPRYDLIVVGRYPDPLFPGYMSDELRTVDVFDGQKGNIVCQLYDPYASGIVSLNKFNPMGDLLASGMGFNILIWSREILLMMKQEEMMKALREKGVSVGRKELPNSRLPHSSAPREKPGNKGSTTESSKTRTVRESSKRGKHKDPGK, from the exons ATGCCCCCCAAAAGAGCAACACGTGGGAGGAGGAATGTGGAGCTGTCTtcagaggaggaagaggagcagGAAGAAGTTTCCCCAGGAAAAAGGAAACGGGACATAGAGAAAAATGGTGAAGCCAGGCTCAAGAAACCCTCTAAGAAGAGAAGCGGGCAGCAGTGTGCCTCAGATGTACCATGCAGCAGTAAAG agtcCGACTGTGGTACAAACCTCACTAACAAAGGAGACAAGCAGAGAAGCATCGTGCACTACCTGTATCGCAGCACTCTGGGGGGCAATGTCCGGGCAAAG TACCTGCAAACCCCTTTTCTCCGGTCCCTGGCTTCATACATATTATATCGGACCAACAGCCCCTTTGATCGCAGAGTTACCACTCTTGAGTGGCACCCTACGCACCCGAATACAGTGGCGGTGGGATCAAAAGGAGGAGACATCATTCTGTGGGACTATGAAGAGCTCAATAACACCCTCATTCCTGGG ATTGGAGCCGGGGGGTGCATCACCGGAATGAAGTTCGACCCGTTTAACCCTAATCAGTTGTACACCTCATCAGTGGCGGGTAGCACCGTGCTACAGGACTTCTCTGGGCGCAATATTCAGACATTCACCAACACTGAGGACTGGGC GATGTGGTACTGCAGCCTCGATGTTTCCGCTGAAAGGCAGTGTGTGGTCACGGGGGATAATGTAGGCAACGTGGTCCTCCTGGAGACCTGTGGGAAGGAG ATCTGGAAGTTACGGCTTCACAAAAAGAAAGTGACGCATGTAGAGTTTAACCCtcgctgtgattggctgctggcGTCCGCTTCTGTGGATCAGACCGTGAAGCTGTGGGACCTGCGCAATATCAAAGACAAGTCCAGCTACCTGTACACATTGCCTCATGCACGTGGCGTCAACTCTG CTTATTTTAGCCCCTGGGATGGGGCAAAGCTACTCACTACCGATCAGCACAGTGAGATCCGTGTCTATTCTGCGTGTGATTGGGCCAAACCGCAGCACATAATACCTCATCCACACCGGCAATTCCAACATTTGACTGCAATTAAg gcCACGTGGCATCCTCGCTATGATTTAATAGTTGTTGGCCGATACCCAGACCCGCTCTTTCCAGGCTATATGTCAGATGAGCTTCGGACGGTAGATGTGTTTGATGGACAGAAAGGGAATATTGTATGCCAGCTGTATGACCCTTATGCTTCTGGTATTGTTTCG CTCAACAAATTTAATCCAATGGGAGATCTTCTGGCTTCTGGCATGG GTTTTAATATCTTGATTTGGAGCCGGGAGATTCTGTTGATGATGAAGCAGGAGGAGATGATGAAGGCTTTGAGGGAGAAGGGGGTTTCAGTGGGAAGGAAGGAACTTCCGAATTCCAGATTGCCACATTCCAGCGCTCCCAGAGAGAAGCCTGGGAATAAAGGCAGCACCACGGAGAGCAGCAAGACCCGGACTGTGAGGGAATCTTCTAAACGTGGGAAGCACAAAGACCCGGGCAAATGA